One window from the genome of Paenibacillus azoreducens encodes:
- a CDS encoding L-lactate dehydrogenase — protein sequence MTPIGTNRPTRVVIIGTGAVGSTTAYTLFLRERVSELVLIDANHEKALGEALDMNHGLPFTGGVKLWAGDYSDCKDADIIVIAAGSNQRPGETRIDLLKRNTAIFDDIIQNIVKYNNHGIILVASNPVDILSYVSYKKSGFPVNRVIGSGTLLDSARFRYLIGQSKQINPRSIHAHIIGEHGDSELPLWSIANVAGIGLEFTDEEREDIFNRTKNAAYEIINAKGSTSYAIALALDRIIVSILQNQGSVLNVSTLLQDYCGVSDVYLGVPCIVDRTGVRKVLDLKLDDGELKQFHESANKLKEIIAELV from the coding sequence GTGACACCCATCGGAACCAATCGCCCTACGCGCGTCGTCATCATCGGCACCGGAGCCGTCGGCTCCACAACCGCTTATACCTTGTTCTTGCGGGAACGGGTTTCCGAGCTTGTATTAATCGACGCCAATCATGAAAAAGCGTTGGGCGAAGCGCTCGACATGAACCATGGCCTTCCGTTTACGGGGGGAGTTAAGCTATGGGCAGGCGACTACAGCGATTGCAAAGACGCGGATATCATCGTTATTGCCGCCGGTTCGAACCAGCGTCCAGGCGAAACCCGCATCGATTTATTAAAGCGGAATACCGCGATTTTTGATGATATCATTCAAAACATCGTGAAATACAATAATCACGGGATTATTCTCGTCGCCTCGAATCCGGTTGATATTTTATCTTATGTTTCATACAAAAAAAGCGGTTTCCCCGTGAACCGGGTCATCGGATCGGGTACTCTGCTGGACAGCGCTCGTTTCCGTTATTTGATCGGTCAAAGCAAACAGATCAACCCGCGCAGCATCCATGCCCATATCATCGGCGAACATGGGGATTCGGAGCTTCCGCTTTGGAGTATCGCCAACGTGGCCGGAATCGGACTTGAATTCACCGATGAAGAGCGCGAAGATATTTTCAATCGGACGAAAAACGCCGCATATGAAATCATCAATGCCAAAGGTTCAACCAGTTATGCGATTGCACTGGCGCTTGACCGGATCATCGTTTCCATATTGCAAAATCAAGGTTCGGTTCTGAATGTCTCAACGCTGCTCCAAGACTATTGCGGCGTATCGGATGTTTATTTGGGCGTTCCATGTATTGTTGATCGCACCGGCGTTAGGAAAGTCCTTGATCTCAAACTGGATGACGGGGAATTGAAGCAGTTCCATGAATCGGCTAACAAACTTAAGGAAATCATTGCCGAACTCGTTTAA
- a CDS encoding CD3324 family protein — MKYINADEIFPSELLEEIQKYVHGKTIYIPKAKGSRKKWGEKNGNRALLQQRNDQIREQYAVGASIGELAARFYLSYESIRKIIYSK, encoded by the coding sequence ATGAAATACATCAATGCTGATGAAATTTTTCCAAGCGAGCTGTTGGAGGAAATCCAAAAATATGTGCACGGTAAGACGATTTATATTCCCAAGGCAAAAGGCAGCCGGAAGAAATGGGGAGAAAAGAACGGAAATCGTGCTCTTTTGCAGCAAAGAAACGATCAGATCCGCGAGCAGTATGCCGTAGGAGCTTCGATCGGTGAGCTGGCAGCCCGCTTTTACCTTTCGTATGAAAGCATTCGGAAAATCATCTATTCCAAATAG
- a CDS encoding LysR substrate-binding domain-containing protein, which yields MEIRQLQYFLMLCNELHFSEAAAKLGISQPTLSQQIKVIEDEVGVPLFDRIGKKTVKTEAGELLECYALQIIQQLDNAKKAIADLTSLDAGHLRIAVLPSDLDYRLTSLLIDFHREFPNTKVQVIPSIDILDKVLDNEVDIGVGLAIQPDTRLHRIPFYTETYSLYVHAEHELAEAESVSAKDIAHIPLVMYPKGFYGRELIEDWCREHKITIRTIMETGSATSLIRLVREGVGATIQPSLLIESLESPQIRAIPIQDSPVRKLEMFYRSDKYVSRAAKTFMERLRTFF from the coding sequence ATGGAAATCAGACAATTACAGTATTTCCTGATGTTATGCAATGAACTGCATTTTTCTGAAGCTGCAGCCAAATTAGGGATTTCCCAACCAACGCTAAGCCAGCAGATCAAGGTCATCGAAGATGAAGTGGGCGTTCCGCTATTTGACCGGATTGGAAAAAAGACTGTTAAGACCGAAGCTGGAGAGTTGCTGGAATGTTATGCACTGCAGATCATTCAGCAGCTTGACAATGCCAAAAAGGCAATTGCCGATCTTACGAGTCTGGATGCCGGGCATCTACGGATCGCGGTTTTGCCGTCGGATCTGGATTACCGGCTCACGTCTCTACTGATCGATTTTCATCGTGAATTCCCAAATACCAAAGTTCAGGTTATTCCATCCATCGATATTCTGGACAAAGTACTGGATAACGAGGTTGATATAGGGGTCGGATTGGCCATCCAACCGGATACGCGGCTCCATCGCATCCCTTTTTATACGGAAACGTACAGCCTTTATGTCCATGCGGAGCATGAATTGGCAGAGGCGGAAAGTGTTTCGGCTAAAGATATCGCTCATATTCCCCTCGTCATGTATCCCAAAGGTTTTTATGGGCGTGAGTTGATCGAAGACTGGTGCAGGGAACATAAAATTACGATCCGCACCATTATGGAGACGGGATCCGCGACATCCTTAATCCGATTAGTCCGCGAAGGGGTGGGGGCTACCATTCAACCAAGCCTGCTCATAGAAAGTTTGGAATCCCCACAAATCCGGGCCATTCCGATCCAGGACTCTCCGGTCAGGAAATTGGAAATGTTTTACCGCAGCGATAAATATGTAAGCCGGGCGGCCAAAACATTTATGGAGAGGCTGAGGACGTTTTTCTAG
- a CDS encoding multidrug effflux MFS transporter — protein MKRKISTPSLLLFIILVGFPQISETIYTPSLPDIAKNIQASSNMIQLTLSIYFLGFAFGVFCWGRLSDSIGRRPAMLWGIFVYGLGSLGCYLSGSVEWLLVSRFIQAFGASTGSVVTQTILRESIDGHKRHAVFAQISAALAFTPALGPLIGGWVDQTLGFKAVFLTLVFMSVAIFIHAFTSLPETRVASNASISTLSVAKRFMADARIWAFLFLIGATNGILFSYYAEAPFIFIEFFGMTPGMFGFFGIFVALSSILGATLSKKLLPVFRAETIILIGSIVTTIGALSLTCFTLLGMTPSMASLVCMVASIFVLLLGIGMMIPNCLSLALVDYGDVLGTAGALLGLGYYVVVSLITSGMSILHNGSLVAMPVYFLILAALMTLVSTQIITRPGAK, from the coding sequence GTGAAAAGAAAAATCTCAACTCCGTCATTGTTATTGTTCATTATTCTTGTGGGTTTTCCGCAAATTAGCGAAACGATATATACGCCTTCTTTACCCGATATCGCCAAAAATATCCAAGCCAGCAGCAACATGATTCAACTGACGCTTAGCATTTATTTTCTCGGCTTTGCATTTGGCGTATTTTGCTGGGGAAGGCTCTCCGATTCTATCGGAAGGCGGCCGGCGATGCTGTGGGGAATTTTTGTTTATGGTTTGGGGAGCTTGGGTTGTTATTTGTCCGGTTCGGTCGAATGGCTGCTGGTAAGCCGGTTTATTCAGGCTTTTGGCGCCAGCACCGGTTCAGTGGTTACGCAGACGATTTTAAGGGAAAGCATTGACGGCCATAAACGCCATGCGGTGTTTGCCCAAATTTCGGCTGCTCTTGCCTTTACTCCGGCGCTTGGTCCCTTGATTGGTGGTTGGGTAGACCAAACGCTCGGTTTTAAGGCTGTGTTCCTCACGCTTGTTTTTATGAGCGTCGCTATTTTCATCCATGCCTTTACGTCTTTGCCTGAGACGAGAGTGGCTTCGAATGCAAGCATTAGTACGCTTTCTGTGGCCAAACGCTTCATGGCAGACGCACGAATTTGGGCTTTTTTATTTTTAATAGGCGCAACCAACGGTATATTGTTCAGTTATTATGCCGAAGCCCCGTTTATTTTTATCGAATTTTTCGGGATGACCCCGGGCATGTTTGGCTTTTTCGGGATCTTCGTGGCATTGTCCTCCATTCTCGGGGCGACGCTTTCGAAGAAACTGCTGCCCGTATTTCGGGCGGAAACCATCATTCTGATCGGCTCTATTGTAACCACGATTGGGGCGTTATCGCTTACCTGCTTTACGCTTTTAGGGATGACGCCATCCATGGCTTCATTGGTCTGTATGGTGGCTTCTATTTTCGTACTGCTGCTCGGCATCGGCATGATGATTCCGAACTGTCTGAGCCTGGCGCTTGTCGATTACGGCGATGTTCTTGGAACTGCAGGCGCTCTGCTCGGATTGGGCTACTATGTCGTAGTCAGCCTGATTACCAGCGGCATGAGCATCCTTCATAACGGTTCCTTAGTCGCCATGCCGGTTTATTTTCTAATCCTGGCCGCGCTCATGACACTTGTCAGCACACAGATTATTACCCGCCCTGGAGCGAAGTAG
- a CDS encoding LTA synthase family protein translates to MRRCKYYFSALITGIGLAVICTAGAFAGETQKTDNRAPSSQAFSHDQHIQGQERKSHFAAGNGYHLIMVQFESLQNFVLNTSIDHQQITPVLNALSKQSLYFPHVFQQIGAGNTSDAEFVSNTSIYPVGSSPMSHKYGNRKLSSLAKLMQGNGYVASTFHVNDVSFWNRDQLYPALGFDKYYDKPYFDGEKFNRFGPSDEELFRVGANTMQEMDRRHQKFFSQFVTVSSHSPFIVPKDKKRLNLPQHLKGKLLGHYLTAINYSDYALGTFIDRLKQSGLWDKSVFVVYGDHFGLNKKLHDPKKISRALGIPYHKQISTFNVPFIIHLPGQLRGQVVDRVGGQIDFLPTIANIMGIDLEAEGFKAFGHDLLNVERNIIGMRYYLPTGAFFNDEVFFIPGKKGFEDGTATSIRTLQCMKDISKYKPDYDYIKKWMKASDRYVKQLPVREDTIRK, encoded by the coding sequence ATGCGAAGATGCAAATATTACTTTTCAGCGCTGATCACCGGCATTGGACTGGCTGTAATATGTACGGCGGGGGCATTTGCGGGGGAAACGCAAAAAACAGATAACAGAGCGCCGTCCAGCCAGGCATTTTCCCATGACCAACATATTCAGGGGCAGGAGCGCAAATCGCATTTTGCAGCGGGTAATGGATATCACCTGATTATGGTCCAGTTCGAATCGCTCCAAAACTTCGTGTTAAACACATCTATCGATCATCAGCAGATTACGCCGGTTTTAAATGCATTGTCCAAACAAAGCCTGTATTTCCCGCATGTATTTCAGCAAATCGGAGCCGGCAACACATCGGACGCCGAATTTGTGAGCAACACCTCGATCTATCCGGTTGGCTCTTCCCCGATGTCCCACAAGTACGGCAACCGTAAGCTATCCAGTTTGGCAAAATTGATGCAGGGGAATGGATATGTTGCGAGTACCTTTCACGTTAATGATGTGAGCTTTTGGAACCGGGATCAGCTCTATCCCGCTTTGGGGTTTGACAAGTATTATGATAAGCCGTATTTTGACGGAGAAAAGTTTAACCGTTTCGGCCCTTCGGATGAAGAACTGTTTCGCGTTGGGGCAAATACAATGCAAGAAATGGATCGACGCCATCAAAAATTTTTTAGCCAGTTCGTGACGGTATCGAGCCATTCGCCTTTCATCGTCCCGAAAGATAAGAAACGGTTGAATCTGCCCCAGCATTTGAAGGGTAAACTGCTTGGGCATTATCTGACCGCGATCAACTATTCGGATTATGCCTTGGGAACGTTTATCGATCGATTGAAACAAAGCGGATTATGGGATAAAAGCGTGTTCGTCGTATATGGCGACCATTTCGGCTTAAATAAGAAACTGCATGACCCCAAAAAAATCAGCCGGGCGTTAGGCATTCCTTATCATAAGCAAATCAGTACATTTAATGTTCCGTTCATCATTCATTTGCCGGGACAACTTCGCGGGCAAGTCGTTGACCGGGTCGGAGGCCAGATCGATTTTTTGCCGACCATTGCCAATATCATGGGGATTGATCTCGAAGCGGAAGGATTTAAGGCTTTTGGCCATGATCTGTTGAATGTGGAGCGCAACATTATCGGAATGCGGTATTACTTGCCGACTGGAGCGTTTTTTAATGACGAAGTCTTTTTTATTCCTGGAAAAAAAGGATTCGAAGACGGCACTGCCACCTCCATCCGCACTTTACAGTGCATGAAAGACATCTCGAAGTACAAACCCGATTACGATTATATTAAGAAATGGATGAAGGCATCAGACCGTTATGTCAAGCAGCTTCCGGTCCGGGAGGACACGATCCGAAAATAA
- a CDS encoding GNAT family N-acetyltransferase, with protein sequence MKEIDYSDYFWQDDMIRLRGIRPEDWESQYLGGFETSARLKLECAMELPPTMSAARTFAEENADFKSTNGRIMFTIESLRGESLGGINLNSIDERNGTFSIGIGIDKASRGKGVGTRAMTILLKYAFFERRLNKFNDYVLAGNEASAKMMLKLGCVQEGIRRQIYYINGEYKDAILFGLTKDEFSAKLKENSKEHERI encoded by the coding sequence ATGAAGGAAATAGATTACAGCGATTATTTTTGGCAGGATGATATGATCCGGCTGCGGGGCATCCGTCCGGAAGACTGGGAAAGCCAATATTTGGGCGGGTTCGAAACCTCTGCACGACTGAAACTGGAATGCGCAATGGAGCTCCCGCCCACCATGTCCGCCGCGCGGACATTCGCAGAGGAGAATGCCGATTTTAAATCTACGAACGGCCGGATCATGTTTACCATTGAGAGTTTAAGGGGGGAAAGTTTGGGCGGGATCAATTTAAATAGCATCGATGAAAGGAATGGAACATTTAGCATCGGGATTGGCATTGATAAAGCTTCTCGCGGAAAAGGCGTGGGTACGCGCGCGATGACCATCCTTTTAAAATATGCCTTTTTTGAACGAAGGCTGAATAAATTCAATGATTATGTGCTTGCAGGCAATGAGGCATCCGCCAAAATGATGTTGAAGCTGGGATGTGTTCAGGAAGGAATACGGCGCCAGATTTACTACATCAACGGAGAGTATAAAGATGCGATTTTGTTTGGGTTAACCAAAGATGAGTTTAGCGCGAAATTGAAAGAAAATAGCAAGGAGCATGAGCGGATATGA
- a CDS encoding serine hydrolase domain-containing protein, whose amino-acid sequence MNINIEDIVNQPEQPFSGSIWIGSGGQASFEMGYGFANRNEMIRNTPLTRFGVASGSKIFTAVAICQLAEKGLLRFDTLLKDCLEGTFPDFDPAITIHHLLTHSSGIPDYFDEETMSDYGELWRLVPMYGFTSPAHFLPLFKDKRMKFAPGERFSYSNAGYIVLGLIIEKVTGISFQRYVEENIFRVSGMKDSGYFRLDQLPERTAHGYIDNDGEWKTNIYSIPVIGGADGGAFTTGQDMNRFWGALMEYRLLSRDYTEILLSPQIKQNEHIHYGYGVWIVVKQQRIFKYFVMGSDPGVEMHSSVYPKTRMRAHILANVEHSAGMIARRLDEVIFSSENEEHAEQSQL is encoded by the coding sequence ATGAACATTAATATAGAAGATATCGTCAACCAGCCCGAACAGCCGTTTTCCGGATCCATATGGATCGGGAGTGGAGGGCAAGCAAGCTTTGAGATGGGTTACGGCTTCGCGAACCGCAATGAAATGATTCGGAATACTCCACTTACGAGATTTGGTGTGGCATCCGGGAGCAAGATTTTTACTGCCGTTGCCATTTGCCAACTCGCGGAAAAAGGCCTTCTCCGTTTCGATACTTTATTAAAGGATTGCCTTGAAGGTACGTTTCCGGATTTCGATCCGGCAATAACTATCCATCATCTGCTGACACACAGTTCGGGGATACCGGATTATTTCGATGAAGAGACGATGAGCGATTACGGCGAGCTTTGGAGATTAGTGCCAATGTACGGTTTTACGTCTCCAGCCCATTTTCTCCCGTTATTTAAAGATAAGCGCATGAAATTTGCTCCCGGCGAGCGGTTTTCGTACAGCAATGCAGGGTATATCGTGTTAGGTTTGATTATTGAAAAAGTAACAGGAATAAGTTTTCAGAGATATGTAGAAGAAAATATATTTCGTGTTAGCGGGATGAAGGATTCCGGATATTTCCGTCTGGATCAGCTGCCCGAGCGAACGGCACATGGATACATTGATAATGATGGTGAGTGGAAAACAAACATTTATTCCATACCGGTTATCGGCGGAGCGGATGGCGGCGCATTTACGACAGGGCAAGATATGAACAGATTCTGGGGCGCTTTGATGGAATACCGTCTGTTAAGCAGGGATTACACCGAAATACTGCTGTCGCCACAAATAAAACAAAATGAGCATATTCATTACGGGTACGGTGTCTGGATTGTAGTCAAGCAGCAAAGAATATTCAAATATTTTGTGATGGGCAGTGATCCCGGAGTTGAAATGCATTCTTCCGTGTATCCGAAAACAAGGATGCGGGCCCATATTCTGGCTAATGTAGAACATAGCGCCGGAATGATTGCCCGAAGGTTGGACGAAGTTATTTTTTCTAGCGAAAATGAAGAACATGCGGAGCAAAGTCAGTTATAA
- a CDS encoding DUF4179 domain-containing protein has translation MGHLPDKTELAEMNAIEQQIRESAPPKKMLSYQIMNKIGEREMSRTRTRTKGKSSFMKRTAIVATTAAVLGVGVIGTGFVSPVMADTLKKIPFLGILYQNTSEEALQTAIKQGIVSEPDTSITHDGVTLRLANLLYDGTRLSFVLERKGENMPPNTPSPYLKEGEKLEGTDSEYAKTASTPEKDQLKGYIETPKILVNGKQIQAFGHYGDLPDWEGAYQVELSNGIKGLPDEFELTIQTKVTKVNEPFEFKVPVKIDNKAIVLKPNATKTSGDFTYTVKELNITPVSTRLVLDSKGPVPKSPQQTGDYTASKVYYEIVDDQGREVKPDMFGYFHREPDLEYHVDDLYSPFKDTPKSITIKPFTLTMKKADWSVVGSGKDSLGERTYLKDLEMTIPVNQ, from the coding sequence ATGGGACATTTGCCGGACAAAACGGAACTCGCTGAAATGAATGCCATCGAGCAACAGATCCGCGAATCGGCACCGCCGAAGAAAATGTTGAGTTATCAAATCATGAACAAGATCGGAGAGCGAGAAATGTCAAGAACAAGAACGAGGACTAAAGGGAAATCTAGTTTTATGAAAAGGACCGCAATCGTCGCCACCACCGCAGCAGTGCTTGGCGTAGGCGTGATCGGCACGGGATTCGTGTCCCCGGTTATGGCTGATACGTTGAAGAAAATTCCGTTTCTTGGAATCCTTTATCAGAATACCAGCGAAGAGGCTCTGCAAACGGCTATTAAACAAGGTATCGTAAGCGAACCGGATACAAGCATCACCCATGACGGTGTGACGCTCCGACTGGCCAACCTGCTTTACGACGGCACACGGCTGTCCTTTGTATTAGAGCGCAAGGGGGAAAATATGCCGCCGAATACGCCTTCTCCATATCTTAAAGAGGGTGAAAAGCTCGAAGGTACGGACAGTGAATACGCTAAAACCGCAAGCACACCTGAAAAAGACCAGTTGAAGGGTTATATTGAAACACCAAAAATCCTTGTCAATGGCAAACAAATTCAAGCATTTGGCCATTATGGGGATCTTCCCGATTGGGAAGGTGCGTATCAGGTTGAACTGAGCAACGGCATCAAAGGTCTGCCGGATGAATTTGAACTGACGATTCAAACGAAGGTGACGAAGGTCAATGAACCGTTTGAATTCAAGGTTCCGGTGAAGATCGATAATAAAGCGATCGTGCTCAAGCCGAACGCTACCAAAACAAGCGGCGATTTCACTTACACGGTCAAAGAGCTGAACATCACGCCGGTTTCGACGCGACTTGTTTTGGACAGCAAAGGTCCGGTTCCAAAATCGCCTCAGCAAACGGGAGATTATACCGCTTCGAAGGTATACTACGAGATCGTGGACGACCAAGGACGCGAAGTGAAACCGGATATGTTCGGATATTTCCACAGAGAACCGGATCTGGAATATCATGTGGATGATTTGTATTCGCCATTTAAGGATACGCCTAAATCCATTACGATTAAGCCGTTTACATTGACAATGAAGAAAGCGGACTGGTCTGTCGTTGGCTCAGGTAAAGACAGTCTCGGAGAACGGACATACCTGAAGGATCTGGAAATGACTATTCCTGTAAACCAGTAA
- a CDS encoding RNA polymerase sigma factor — MLATIPGEKEEKRNYIEEVVEKVKAGDKQSYEAIIIQFERQMYTYCYYILKNHAETEDAVQEIFIRAYEHLHQYSRQVSFSAWLYKMAYHHLINMKKKQSRWFKLIEHYKEHQPTAELPRQESEVYELLTCLTAEERHILLLKAVEQYTFEEISEIMDLKAATVRKKYERLRRKLMERRSKKGEIANGTFAGQNGTR; from the coding sequence TTGCTAGCAACCATCCCCGGGGAAAAGGAAGAAAAGAGAAACTATATTGAAGAAGTAGTCGAGAAGGTTAAGGCAGGAGACAAGCAGTCATATGAAGCGATTATTATCCAGTTTGAACGGCAAATGTATACCTACTGCTATTACATTTTGAAAAATCACGCGGAAACGGAAGATGCCGTTCAGGAAATCTTTATCCGTGCGTATGAACATCTACATCAGTACAGCAGACAGGTGTCTTTCTCAGCCTGGTTATATAAGATGGCCTATCATCATTTGATCAATATGAAAAAGAAGCAAAGCCGCTGGTTCAAGCTGATTGAACATTATAAGGAGCATCAGCCCACAGCGGAATTACCCCGACAAGAATCGGAAGTTTATGAGCTATTAACCTGCCTTACTGCGGAAGAGCGTCACATTTTGCTCCTGAAGGCGGTAGAACAGTATACCTTTGAAGAAATAAGCGAAATTATGGACCTCAAAGCTGCCACCGTACGGAAAAAATATGAACGTTTACGCCGAAAACTGATGGAACGAAGAAGCAAAAAAGGAGAGATCGCCAATGGGACATTTGCCGGACAAAACGGAACTCGCTGA
- a CDS encoding VOC family protein, giving the protein MKLEEVILQTNQPDAIKQFYGTLLGLDVYEDSLSGISFRTGSSRLSFTKASAEEKAYYHIAFAIPSNKSEEAKQWVKEKGVALYSKDGKDEFFFENWNATAFYFYDPDGNLIEFIAHHTVDHAVDEGFGPEHLLRISEIGLPVEDVPEAVRNLIGTFQLNEWGGDGQQFAPLGDAGGALIVVNKNRPWFPDGRLPGTFATDVVIRHSDSAHLRLQNDLYQLSTSKK; this is encoded by the coding sequence ATGAAGTTAGAAGAAGTTATTCTGCAAACCAACCAACCGGATGCGATCAAACAGTTCTACGGAACTTTGCTGGGTTTGGATGTATATGAGGATAGTTTATCGGGTATATCATTCCGGACAGGCAGTTCCAGGCTTTCGTTTACGAAGGCATCTGCAGAAGAAAAAGCGTACTACCACATCGCATTTGCGATTCCATCCAATAAGTCCGAAGAAGCTAAGCAGTGGGTTAAGGAGAAGGGAGTCGCGTTATATTCCAAGGATGGCAAAGATGAGTTCTTTTTTGAAAATTGGAATGCGACGGCATTTTATTTCTATGACCCGGACGGCAACCTGATCGAATTTATAGCCCACCATACGGTAGACCATGCGGTGGATGAAGGGTTTGGTCCTGAGCATCTGCTCCGAATCAGTGAAATCGGCCTTCCTGTCGAAGATGTTCCGGAAGCGGTCCGCAATCTCATCGGCACATTTCAGCTTAATGAGTGGGGCGGAGATGGACAACAGTTCGCGCCTTTGGGCGATGCGGGGGGAGCACTGATTGTCGTGAACAAGAATCGTCCTTGGTTCCCGGACGGACGTCTTCCCGGCACATTCGCTACAGATGTGGTCATAAGGCATTCGGATTCCGCACATCTTCGGCTGCAAAATGATTTGTATCAATTAAGTACAAGCAAGAAATAA
- a CDS encoding Bax inhibitor-1/YccA family membrane protein: MIGRSGNPTLKEKTFENNEYYNGQETMTVGGTVNKSFITLALLVGSAIVSWTMFFNDYDMFPYMIGGVICGLILALIISFKPSTAPFLTPIYAIAEGFFLGALSANYEYVYYGITLQAALLTMCVFMGVLIAYKTGLIKATEGFKRGMFAATAGVALVYLISMVLRLFGITVPYLHDSTPIGIGISVVIVIIAALNFVLDFNFIEKGAQQGAPKYMEWYGAFGLMVTLVWLYVEIIRLLSKLASRD; encoded by the coding sequence TTGATAGGTCGCAGTGGCAATCCCACACTCAAAGAGAAGACGTTCGAAAACAATGAGTATTATAATGGACAGGAGACGATGACGGTTGGCGGTACGGTGAATAAATCATTCATCACGCTTGCGCTGCTTGTGGGGTCGGCGATCGTCTCTTGGACGATGTTCTTCAACGATTACGACATGTTCCCTTACATGATCGGGGGAGTGATCTGCGGTTTGATTCTGGCATTGATCATCAGTTTTAAACCATCGACAGCTCCGTTTCTGACCCCGATTTATGCGATTGCGGAAGGCTTTTTCCTCGGAGCTTTGTCGGCCAATTACGAATACGTATATTACGGCATCACGCTTCAGGCGGCCCTGCTGACGATGTGCGTGTTCATGGGCGTTCTGATCGCCTACAAGACTGGATTGATCAAAGCTACGGAAGGTTTCAAGCGCGGTATGTTTGCAGCGACGGCGGGTGTTGCGCTTGTATATCTTATTAGCATGGTATTGCGCCTGTTTGGCATTACGGTACCTTATTTGCATGACAGCACGCCGATTGGCATCGGCATCTCTGTTGTTATCGTCATCATTGCCGCTTTGAATTTTGTGCTGGATTTTAACTTCATCGAGAAGGGGGCGCAGCAAGGCGCTCCGAAATATATGGAATGGTACGGCGCATTCGGTTTGATGGTTACTCTCGTATGGCTTTATGTGGAGATTATTCGTCTCCTGTCGAAGCTGGCAAGCCGGGATTGA